cagtaataaaccaagatggtttgtgcgttggagggcaattGAGACACCCTGTTATTtccgtctctttgttctcatttgtaacctttcgcgacgctgtgcaggcgcgttcgtggtcgtctcgcacgagcgtttacaacgatgaaagccaggcgcaagacgcgcgtagtcacacatactgctgactgaacttcttgtatagatAGCTTCcccagcgttgcatatattgtattaaactgagtataggtacatcggccagcgtaggcgtgcacacgagggggctgccCTCCCCccagggagagaatacaacatttattggtagaaataactcgctattgggggtgggcctcctagtccggaagaccattggctcttgccgccgcccgggcacgacggtcgaccagggcttgttgctgcactgggtcagagctggacagggtcgccttgggggcttacatgaccggtcatgtaggcttttacagaatccagtttctatttatgcttgttctataaaagcatgaatacacttatttgttgtggaaagctgtggttttcctttattttgacttacaggcaccatcgacaagttttccatttaggttgccgcaaaagtttttcaacaaaatgttcgtcagtagcatatgtatcggcactattttgttcatgtggccactctcacgtgcgtctaagtcaggttattcttcgttgaccagacattgcactgtccgccttgtactttgctacgaactagttgttatccgatcattagtagtagttctggctacgcagcaagccgctttacgacaaagtagcagtgcgcaacagcgttatcccccccactaggtagagtagtcctcctcagtcgaactgtttcctgacaccgtagcgctcattagtggcaaagacagtgatcgtcttatccgaagtgagtgcgtcttttcacaaagcacaatataacttttccagggtcccatacattgaatattctgccacgttgactagaacgttctgcatcttcaacaaagtctcgcttctgtcgcatcgttgcaactaggatgtaattacctgattgggtacaacttaccatgCACTagtggtcagtggaagttgtcggcacagtgctcgacaggcatactttgaaaattccggcaatgacaagctttcatacgttcactatcgtgtcccctttgaagcggcgctacatacgtatcattcacacggcatgtcagcgtccttcctttcacaatttcgaacctcacaggcacgaaaacactcaaaggaacgcgcaaaacacgagcagctgaaccacaaagagatgcacattactaaagacgtgccggggaacactggttctaagaacgcgtgacgaacgcgcaatcttcctgcataccgaaaccatttgccgcttgatgagaccgccccacctgctgacgaggggcgagtggaaagggtttatcactaagccctcctccttttacggttggtgttttggcatcttcgacaaatcgcactggtgcgcaccggggcgccctggtgcgccgtttcgtccaatcgtcgtagcgcctgggtgccccggtgcgcaccggtgcgatttgtcgaagatggcatttgttacgcgcggcgactagacttagctagtgaagcaaactatgacgcctggagatataattcatgcctgttctacccgttttattatgtttaattgcgccacttttggcgaacgcttgaactcgcataaagcaacttgatgtttcatttcatagatggagctaccaccaaaaaacgcctgtgagacttatgattcattgaaaatattttgtttgaagcactgagtggtcaagttagtgagcaccagtagataaaagacacaatatgcacctactaatgtgcaatactcgttggcaattagcgtctaaaagaaaaaaaagcgagtttctacgggactggtcagcaggaaaattacgtaaattcactgctgtcttgcaggttccctaataaagataaaggaattttctcttcatagaatcatagaaagggccttgcttcttcattatgtaggaGTTCACAGaatcagcttgtatagttttgtcgcttcatcagTAATGCGTGACCTAGTACAgtcataaactgccgcattgacacaataataattcatcaagttttcgtcagaacacaaagcaacttcgcatggaaaataagtgtaatgtagtctacgtagccactaaatattattgttctgctttgaaaagtaaaaaagatattctcacagaaacctttaatattttgcccattttcattggagcgtaaataaattactaattattttatagctaatatctcttcatagaaaccttaaatagcacttcttctaaaggcacggtaaatttggtcttgttatgttgaacagtttcgccgtactggcagtacaacggaggcttgtacaacgaaaatgccttttgttgctcacactattttcattgctattaggtaacgcttccgaacaggcattaacacaaggtgtcattagaaagcggagatcataagctttctgaattattagaattaatatttatttgtcaagcgcagcgagcacagtgcgtccgcaaacaatgcgtaaaatgcggaggggggttcgccggagtgggaccgccaccttaagcaGACAAATTGCTAACGATCATGTGAAAAACACAGGATAATCCAaaaaagacagaagttcaggggacgatggaagcttgaagagatgaaaaattgtCTGTATCTATATGATAAATTGCATGTCTACCACCAGccaaagaaaatatatatatatatatatatatatatatattctttgtCTGGTGGTAGACGTCAGTGAGGTGGCTTTCagagacggagagagagaaaaatatatatcAGATTACCTGCCGCACTGTTTCCTTGCATGGTTGCCAGCCCAAGCTGTGGCGGAAGGCCTACCTGGATCCTTGGCTATTGGtaggacagacagagagagagcaaaaaagaGGTTTCGGTGGGTAAGCTGCCATAGCACACCTTTTAAGAGAGGTACTTGAATCTGGTATAGCAATGAACTGATAGCAATGAACTGATGCAGCTGCATCACCCCATCAGCTTTGCAACATGATATGAATGAAGAGTTTCCACACCACTACTGCACTCCTAAAATGAACAGCAGGATGCAGCACCTTGTGAACACATTCAGGTGGTGCAGGCAAGACAAACATATGCTAAGCATTTTATTTTAGCTACATGTTCTGAGACTTTAACATAAATCATGCTTTTTGCAATTTAATCATTCCAATACACGGTAAACCGTCAATGTAAGTACATCATACATTTATTTGTGGGCATGTTACTGGGATTCATGAACTATCAATTTTAATGTGCCCAACCAAGTGCATGACTGTCACAAGGACATTACTTACTGTTTAATTGCTGGATAATTATTGTTTGTTGCTACAGAAAAAAATCTGAATTGCCCTAAAATACTTGTAGATGGGGCCTCAAGAAAGAAATAATTCTGGCTTTTAATGCGCTAAATCTACTATCTGATcacgaggcacgccatagtggggaACTCATGGTATTTGCGAATGAAGGCACGACAAAAAAGGAGAGCTATGAGAAAACATTTCTTACTTGCCGTCTACACAACTGCTCTTTACTTCTGGTGCTTTGTAGCTACAGAATATTTAAGAGACTTGTGCCAATAGTGACAACAACAATGTTCCCAGTTGACAATGGAAGCTGATCATGCTGTATGCGCTTGCGCGCAGCCCTTAGTGTCCTTACAGTTTGTAAAAAGCAGTGCACGAATTCACACGATACCATGTTCAAATGCAGTGAACAAAACTCGCTGCGAGGTCTAGCCTTTTATGTTCTCGCAGCTGCAGCAGAGACATGGCAAATGAGTCTTGCTAACACTTCATGAATTTAGCAGTAGCTCAGTGTCAGCTCACCTTTTTAGCTGACTTTAGCCGATAGTTGCAAGCAGTGAGGCTGTACCTATCCGGCGGGAGACGAGGTCCGGCATTCGCTTTGATAAGCGGCAGCGGCGTACTGTTCTTTTGACGCGCTATTTCCATCAGCAGCTGTAAAAGGAAGGCAAAGCGGCACGCTCGAATAGTCTACGTCGCGCTAGACCGCGCTGACAACGTACGTCTCTCGGTGGCGGCGACGTGAACGTTTTTTCTGCTTGCATTTGAATAGCCAAACGCACGTCATCAACGTCCACGGCTCTCTTCTTCGCATGTGTCGAATACAACCTGGCGTCCTCGAGGATATTGGTAACATAACCTGAGTGAGAATAGAGCAAAAGGAGGATTAGCGTGGGCTGCGGATTCCAACAAACCCAACATATTCCAACGTCGCGTAGACTGCAAGACGAAACTAACGGTAAGTGAACTCCAGCATCTGATTGATGACTCTCGGCTCGTAGTCGACGATTCCCATGTCCTTCAGTATTGCACTCATGACTTGGGCATCCTTCGGCGTGCTTTTTGGGGCTGCCATTACGAGGGAATTAAAACGCTAACAATCGACAGTCTAGAACGAAACACCACGCGGGCTAAAACACTGGTTTAACGAGACAAGCAGGAACGGCACACAGATTAATAGCGGCCATGATTGCAAGCCGACAAACGACCGGAAGCGCCGAAAGCGCACACCAAAAATGATGACGTCGTCCCGCTGGTGCTGCCCTGCAGCGGGAttttttggatggatggatggatggatgctatgagcgtcccctttataacggggcggtgacatgtctgccaccaggctcgaaggataaaaaaagaaaaaagaaaaaaaacttccttgtttcatgttgtcctaatgccttatctacattgattaaatctatgttattataacaaaaaatataaattcacagtccatctctctgcctcttaaggcagaataaccttttttcccccaattatttatttttgtactttatctctacttttctgccaccaatactctaaccgtctcttacttatttctatcgcgggcgtgttcagctttccattgttgtccctaaaacccaaggcttcatgtagactcgtgcccacacgtatagctgggtgaatatcgccacattcaatcagtatacatgttccatcgtttccttagttcccccgcagcatgtacattgttcttcttcgttactgaatctcgctttataactacgcgttctcaggcagcccgaccttgcttcaaacaataaagcgcttccccttgaattatcataaaacctttccctccttatttcgttttttccttttcggtagttactcagagccggcttcttttccatcgctgtcatccaataagtcttctccgcctctctgaccttccgcttaatgctccttgttgccatatcgcccgcactgccagccgtatatttactggtgagcctcctagttctttttctccactgcgtgtcaacgctttttctatacaaatacctgaaaaccttctctgcccatctactcttcttcattttcctcagcctctcttcgaatctcattttgctctgcgcttccctcacttcaaagcctgtccatcccatatcacccttcaccgcctcatttgtcgtcttcccgtgagcgcccaaggcgaggcggcccaccgtcctttgatttacatccattcctgattgcacctctgacttcatgcacaccactgagttcccaaatgtaagccccggaaccatcacacccttccacagccctcggagcacctcgtacctattgtatccccataaagctctgtgcttcataattgcagcattcctctttcccttcgctaccgatgctttctcttgtacctccatatatctatctccctcatttacccatactccgaggtacttgtactcgcttaccctcggtattttgcAGCGCCGCTAGCCGCGCGGTGGCACGATGCtagcttcgcgtccgggccttcaggtgtcgcccccatcgaaacgacggCAGCGCTCCGCCGGCAggggtatagtgtactagaatagtaCACTATAGGCAGgggtaatcgaaacgccatctaagcctttttttcgccgattttatttgtaagacttcaggtcAATATGCACAAAAAACCGCTTCTCATTTAATTTATTGCTGTcagaagcgtgtatagcgcgaaggctaaaaagatttgaaagtgacgcacttttTGGCAGCGCGAACCAGAAAACaaacagtcacgccgcactggtggCCATAGAGTTTGCTGGTGGCCGTGAAAGAgacgcggatatgttcatatcagttacagaCAGTTAAGTGGTGCTACttcttgagcagcagaagtgcagggactttagcggtataccttttttataccagcgaaggcttcgtgcagttggatctatttatcatccaacgctggacagcttctgtgctccagacatctgtggtggggctatgcgtagtacgtaccttctttgcctataaacgcttatgcatgcatgttattcgctggtatacatgctaaaacgctacttacgtgtccttcattatgtgtaaacatcgatgcagtcgcaataaaataatttattgcagcaagtttgtgtgatcagcgttgtcatttcgctcggcCTGTGTGCGGCAGCACTgccctactaaagtaagtatgcaagatacttgtgagtacctaatgagtaattgactaCAGTGTACATTATAGAAACGAGAAAAATTCAGATAGGGTGGAgagggggctgccggagcgagcgggggacagcggcgacgcagaagcagacgacgacggcggcatcgtctgctatgcggaacgccagccgccaatcaaagcgcccttgtgcgtttcaaacatatttcattttatacaccgctctaaaatctacaaacaatacTCGTAGTTCTAAAAACTGAATTTCATGTGAAAAAtaaagctttttctgttgagagcaagataacatttttaattgtttttgcaactaccgttagaatccagacggcgctaccatcgcGTCCAAATGTCCAAATTCATTCCAAATTCGTCGGGGCCGTGGCAGCAAGCGCTCAATCGGCTCAATCGTGAAGGAAGGAACGCTTGGGGCTTGGGCCAACTTGGGCCCAATAaatcttttaacgcgacagcgttaaagagttcttTTTggagaaattccggcgtcggcgtcgttggttgtgagcgaaaaattatcatcttgtgcgtgaccgaaaaatcgagaaagatgaattattttatttgcatgcaaataaaataaatagtaaaaatGTTAGGTTAGGGTGAAAactgaacccaggccgtctgcgaggcaatcaggtgttctaccacagagccaagctattgcttgaaagtgcttcgggATGACATGTAGGGGAAGGAGTTAACGCATGTATACtgcaatcgcgccaggcgtcaaaaaatatggattgcgcaacgactgggactgggtattttaaaggcccagccattagaaagcgctcagacatatttaattatcgtcagctgcaaaagcatcaacaaagtgagcagctgcgtcggTTCGCGTGTTGAACGCGTAGGgggccctttgctgattcgcaaaaggaagaattatggcgtagtgggcacttaactgtacttgcagtaggcattctaggataacaCCAAATGTCTTTCACGTCATTGCGAGGTGAcccagtcttcgtactggtcccctctttattattttttgtttgttctgggagcaataaagatatcaccaccaccacctcacaagctttcgctgtagagttccccggTTAAATTATTACCTGCAGAAATCTGGCTTTTCATTAACTAATctctgtgcagtttgcaatgaaccggatacaatagatcacttttttctatcatgccgccgtttcgactcactccgtagaatgtttctggaaatgccgactggtaggcttacggtttactacttctagcctgttgtcgtttggagcgaatcagGTTGGGGCAAGCCGCACTGCTATTATGCTAGCTATAAttagagctgagaaaatcgctgtcccttgatcggcgctggtgtatccaagacatcgcacacagtacagcaataaaaaccgctcgaacatgctggtcatcactcgtaacactttccagagataaacctCACCACAAAGAACTATTCCATGTAACTGTCGcacagatattcatcaaggaaactCCCTAGAGtagcgaacaccgagcacacacacgcacagatatcaccaatatcaccacgactagccgccatgtgctgtacgaaactgtggctgactgcggcgacataataatttatgcggtctatcggaccgctgtctttaatggcgttaaccttaaaaaaagaaacataacttTTGTACGCTGTATTTATATtacagagtaggttattatttagcattaacgtcataagtcaccgagaaatgatacgagaatagagctactgagacgccaacaaacatcgcgggcgcggcagtgcggcgtttttcatggccgcggcgtcggaGGGAGCAAGTTAGCAAAGTTCACTGCTATTCGATCGTGGCAGTCAATGGCGAATGCTGAAAATAATGCCCCTTTTCACAAGGAAGTAACTACTATTGTTTAAACACTAGCTATTGGCGCAACGGCTCAATGATGAACTGAGCAAGCACCTGGTTGGACGTACACAGTTGTAACACATTTGTAATGCCGTGTCGACCGGGCGCACGACTACTGAAAGGTCAAATAAAAGTGCGTGTTACCCCAGCCATACATATTTTCCAATTTTTTTGCAACCCAGccgtacggggcgcggaagaTCACGGTTGTAAAATGTATCCTATGTGCCATGTGATGAATATTCAATGTGGTTCTCAGACATGGATGTTTCAGGGGGACCCCTTGCAgtcagaggaagagggggtgggtgggttatacgcaatatgcagcgtgtgaaataggtgccttttatttctacgtggcaaagaatggtcaggcaaaagtgccacgtcaattcgatctgaacaacttgtcaataagttctctagcctgcagccacattcaac
Above is a window of Rhipicephalus sanguineus isolate Rsan-2018 chromosome 3, BIME_Rsan_1.4, whole genome shotgun sequence DNA encoding:
- the LOC119387191 gene encoding transcription initiation factor TFIID subunit 9B, coding for MAAPKSTPKDAQVMSAILKDMGIVDYEPRVINQMLEFTYRYVTNILEDARLYSTHAKKRAVDVDDVRLAIQMQAEKTFTSPPPRDLLMEIARQKNSTPLPLIKANAGPRLPPDRYSLTACNYRLKSAKKPRIQVGLPPQLGLATMQGNSAAGLPKVTPALSLNSKTGATLAVVSKSASAPTVTIVSRPATANKMHPTPIIKLSQRPPLNVSTAVSSAAPTPIVQVTAAPQPTPPAPTTTAAVPATEATTTPPVITTATTEPATQPSVPQPIINIKSETPSEINDKKRKREEDDDYDAAE